The Salvelinus sp. IW2-2015 unplaced genomic scaffold, ASM291031v2 Un_scaffold3183, whole genome shotgun sequence region NNNNNNNNNNNNNNNNNNNNNNNNNNNNNNNNNNNNNNNNNNNNNNNNNNNNNNNNNNNNNNNNNNNNNNNNNNNNNNNNNNNNNNNNNNNNNNNNNNNNNNNNNNNNNNNNNNNNNNNNNNNNNNNNNNNNNNNNNNNNNNNNNNNNNNNNNNNNNNNNNNNNNNNNNNNNNNNNNNNNNNNNNNNNNNNNNNNNNNNNNNNNNNNNNNNNNNNNNNNNNNNNNNNNNNNNNNNNNNNNNNNNNNNNNNNNNNNNNNNNNNNNNNNNNNNNNNNNNNNNNNNNNNNNNNNNNNNNNNNNNNNNNNNNNNNNNNNNNNNNNNNNNNNNNNNNNNNNNNNNNNNNNNNNNNNNNNNNNNNNNNNNNNNNNNNNNNNNNNNNNNNNNNNNNNNNNNNNNNNNNNNNNNNNNNNNNNNNNNNNNNNNNNNNNNNNNNNNNNNNNNNNNNNNNNNNNNNNNNNNNNNNNNNNNNNNNNNNNNNNNNNNNNNNNNNNNNNNNNNNNNNNNNNNNNNNNNNNNNNNNNNNNNNNNNNNNNNNNNNNNNNNNNNNNNNNNNNNNNNNNNNNNNNNNNNNNNNNNNNNNNNNNNNNNNNNNNNNNNNNNNNNNNNNNNNNNNNNNNNNNNNNNNNNNNNNNNNNNNNNNNNNNNNNNNNNNNNNNNNNNNNNNNNNNNNNNNNNNNNNNNNNNNNNNNNNNNNNNNNNNNNNNNNNNNNNNNNNNNNNNNNNNNNNNNNNNNNNNNNNNNNNNNNNNNNNNNNNNNNNNNNNNNNNNNNNNNNNNNNNNNNNNNNNNNNNNNNNNNNNNNNNNNNNNNNNNNNNNNNNNNNNNNNNNNNNNNNNNNNNNNNNNNNNNNNNNNNNNNNNNNNNNNNNNNNNNNNNNNNNNNNNNNNNNNNNNNNNNNNNNNNNNNNNNNNNNNNNNNNNNNNNNNNNNNNNNNNNNNNNNNNNNNNNNNNNNNNNNNNNNNNNNNNNNNNNNNNNNNNNNNNNNNNNNNNaaaaagagagagatcagactACAGCTGCCAACAGAAACACTGGATCAGACATACAGCTGCCAACAGAAACACCTGGATCAGACACAAAGCTGCCAACAGAAACacctgacagacacacagctgcTCAACAGAAACACTGGATCAGACACACAGCTGCCAAAGAAACACCTGAGATGACATAACAGCTGCCAACAGAAACACCTTGACCAGACATACAGCTGCCAACAGAAACACCTGGATCAGacatacagctgcacagtaataCCTGGACAGACACACAGCTGCCAACAGAAACACCTGGATCAGACACACAGCTGCCAACAGAAACACCTGGACCAGAGACACAGCTGCAACAGAAACACCTGGATCAGACACACAGCTGCCAACAGAAACACCTGGATCAGACATACAGCTGCCAACGAAACACCTGGATAGACACAAGCTGCCAACAGAAACACTGGACCAGACACACAGCTGCCAACAGAAACACTGGACCAGACACACAGCGGCCAACAGAAACACCTGGACCAGACATACAGTGCCAACAGAAACACCTGGATCAGACATACAGCAGCCAACAGAAACACCTGGACCAGACCACACGCTGCCAACAGAAACATCTGGACCAGACACACAGCTGCCACCAGAAACACTGGACTAGACACACAGCTGCCACAGAACAACTGGATCAGACATACAGCTGCCAACGAAAAAACACCTGGATCACGACACACACAGCTCCCTCAACAGAAACACCTGGACCAGACATACAGCTGCCTCAACAGAAACACCTGGTCAGACCAACAGTGCTGCCTCAAAGAAACACCTGGACCCGACACACAGCTGCCAACAGAGACACCTGACCAGACACACAGCTTCCAACAGCACACACCTTGGACCAGACACATCAGCTCCTCAACAGAAACACCTGGATCAGACATACAGCTGCAACAGAAAACACCTGGACGAGACACACAGCTCCCTCAACAGAAAACACCTGGACCAGACACACAGCTGCCTCACAGAAACACCTGGACCAGACATACAGCTGCCAACAGAAACACCTGGACCAGACACACAGCTCCTCAAGCGACAACAGAAACACCTGGACCAGACACACAGCTGCCTCAACAGAAACACCTGGATCAGACACACAGCTCCCTCAACAGAAACACCTGGATCAGACATACAGCTGCCAACAGAAACACCTGGACCAGACACACAGCTCCCTCAACAGAAACACCTGGACCAGACACACAGCTGCCTCAACAGAAACACCTGGATCTTTGTCCACATGATGAACCTGGCCACTCATCTAACTTTAAAACTATGGCGCTTTCAACCCACTCAGCTTCCAGATACTAAACAGTAAAGAACGTCCAGGTTCAGTCAAGTGTTTTACTCACCCTCCTGAGTCTTTGGGAGAAAGACTGGAAcatatcccctctcctcctcctccgcatCATGCTCCTCCGCATCATTGCTCTGCAGGTTGAATAGTGTCTGGGACTGCTTGTGGTGACCGTGGTGACCGAGATCAGCTGATACCCTGAGAGAAGGCTGGCTGGTTGGGCTGAATCTCACCCTGGGAGGAGTACGGTGCTGCTCTGGGTCCCTGGGAGCTGGGTGATGGGGATCCGGCTGTCTGGTCAGGGTATAGTGATCAGGCTGTCTGTGGGTTGTGTGGTGGTTCAGCTCTCTGGGAGTTGTAGTTCTGACTGCATGGGGGTCAGGCTTCCTGGTCAGGGTATGGTCATCAGGCTGTCTGKTGAGGCTGTGGTGCTCAGCTTGTCTTGGGATTGTAGTTCTGTCGGTGTGGACATCAAGCTCTCTTGGAGTTGTAGTTCTGACTGTGTGGTGGTCAGGCAGTCTGGGAGATGTAGTTCTGTCTGTGTCGACCTCATACTCCTTGGGGGTTGTGTAGTGGTCAGGCTTCCTGGTCAAGGTGTGGTGGTGAAGCTTCCTGTGGGTGGTGCGGTCCTGATTCCTTCTGGGGGATGTagtactgtgttctactgtagtGTTGTCCTGGTGACTTCCAGGTTCTCTGACACCTGCAGCCTTCACATGGTTGCTAGGGgtactcctttctctctcatcctctcctcctctcctcccctgtttaTCCAAATCTACATCATAAGACACGTCTCTCCACCCAGGTCCTGTGGTATTCTCCAATGATGctacactctcctcctcttcctcctgctccccctccatccctctatcccagCTCTCCAGTGCGTCCCCAGCCCTGGCCCCTTGAGAGTGAGGGTGAATCTGGCTCTCTGAGGGTCTGTTCCAGGTCGAGGTGGTATCCTGGTSCCTGGAGCTGGTACTGCGGGAGGTGGTCTCTACTGTGGTGTCTTCAAGCTGGCTAGAAG contains the following coding sequences:
- the LOC139025735 gene encoding uncharacterized protein, coding for MTEDGDYDYPTTDASEPPVNDLAYPTPSSSVISVSYPGTGATQPRHERGNSKSYDKPNDWAENGYGNKGYDSRDKQELREIYGVHEPTTDSVVTDRVGLRDRLGQTDRSQHIGRVKLTDKLKKTDRLMTFGLYKATTDGFGETGSPVTDSPVTVEQTTSSQLEDTTVETTSRSTSSRXQDTTSTWNRPSESQIHPHSQGARAGDALESWDRGMEGEQEEEEESVASLENTTGPGWRDVSYDVDLDKQGRRGGEDERERSTPSNHVKAAGVREPGSHQDNTTVEHSTTSPRRNQDRTTHRKLHHHTLTRKPDHYTTPKEYEVDTDRTTSPRLPDHHTVRTTTPRELDVHTDRTTIPRQAEHHSLXRQPDDHTLTRKPDPHAVRTTTPRELNHHTTHRQPDHYTLTRQPDPHHPAPRDPEQHRTPPRVRFSPTSQPSLRVSADLGHHGHHKQSQTLFNLQSNDAEEHDAEEEERGYVPVFLPKTQEAGPGPSSLNVVESCCEVGQRWASENQHCNNMPLLKDDKHSVCR